Proteins from a genomic interval of Marmota flaviventris isolate mMarFla1 chromosome 8, mMarFla1.hap1, whole genome shotgun sequence:
- the Cstb gene encoding cystatin-B, translating to MMCGGPSATRPATAETQDIADQVKSQLEEKENQKFPVFKAVSYRSQVVAGTNFFIKVDVGDEKCVHLRVFRSLPHENKPLTLHAYQTDKAKHDELTYF from the exons ATGATGTGCGGGGGGCCCAGCGCCACGCGGCCGGCCACGGCCGAGACGCAGGACATCGCTGACCAG GTGAAGTCCCAGCttgaagagaaagagaaccaGAAGTTCCCTGTTTTCAAGGCTGTGTCCTACAGGAGCCAGGTGGTGGCAGGAACAAACTTCTTCATTAAG GTGGACGTCGGCGATGAGAAGTGCGTGCACCTGCGGGTGTTCCGGAGCCTGCCGCACGAGAACAAGCCCCTGACCCTGCACGCCTACCAGACCGACAAGGCCAAGCACGACGAGCTGACCTACTTCTAG